CTCCCTCTAGCCGCTGGATGGCGGCTGGCCTGCGCTTGGCCCGATGACAACCACCTCTCAACAGCCCCATTACACAACCGATCAAAAAACAGAACTGATCGACCTCCATCCGCCAGCAGCGGATATGGAACAGCTCGTCAGGGTCGGTCTCAATCGTTGTCCCCGCCAGCTGCCGGCCTGGTTTCTCTATGACGAGGAGGGGTCGCGCCTGTTCGATCGCATCTGTGAGCAACCCGAATACAGCCTGACCCGCACCGAAATTGCCCTGCTCAAGTCGTCTGCCCCAGAGATTGCGGCCGCCATCGGTGAAGGGGTGATCGTGGAATTCGGTGCTGGCAGCGCCCAAAAAGTAGGCCCTCTTCTCGAGGCGGCCCATCCCGCCGCCTACGTGGCATTGGACATCAGTGCCGAGCATTTAGGCAAGGCCACCACAGCCCTGCAACAACGCCACCCAAGGGTGCCCATGCTGGGCATTTGCTGCGATCACAGCACGCTTTCATCCCTGCCTGAGCACCCATTGCTGCGACAGCAACGGCGGATCGGCTTCTTCCCTGGCAGCTCGCTCGGCAATTTTGAACAGGACGATGCCATCCGCGTGCTGCGCCAGTTCAAGCAGTTGCTGAATGGGGGACCTCTCCTTCTTGGTCTTGACCAACCCAAGAGCAAGGTTCGCCTCGAAGCGGCCTACAACGATGCCGCTGGGATCTCAGCCGCCTTTGCACGCAATTTGCTGCATCGCCTCAATGCCGATTTGGGAGCAAATTTTGACCCCCAAGCCTTTTCGTACCAAGCGGATTGGCAAGCCGAGCAACACCGCGTGCAGATGGCCTTGATCAGCCGCTGCGACCAAGTGGTCAGGATTGCCGGTGAGCGTTGGAGCTTCCAATGCAATGAACCCCTGATCACCGAATACAGCCTCAAGTACAGCCCTAAACGCGCTGTTGCGTTAGCGCAACGGGCCGGATGGCGCTGGCTGCGTCGCTGGCATGATCCAGAGGATGATCTCTCCTTGCATCTTTTAGAGCCCACAGACTGAGATCCAGACCTTCATCCCTGCTGAGCCATGAGTCGCGACGAGCAACGGGCCACCGTCCGCCTACAACGTGAAACCCTGATCGAAGAGCTGGAAACGGTCTACCGCAATGCCTTTGATCGCCTAGGCGCACTCGAGCTGGGTGAGGGCTCGGTCGCCCGTCTCACCCAGCTGTTGCTGCGTTCAAGGGAAGGGGCGATCAATCCGCTCGAGCAGGAGATCGAAGCTCCATTGATCACGCGCGCACCGGATCAAATCCCATGAGTCCCTCCTGGATTGACAACCTCGAACGCAGCTTGGAAGAACGGCTTGAGCAGTTTTTGCGCAGCAATCCAAGCCAAGATCAACTCCTGCGCGAACAACACCTGCAGGACCGCCAAAGGGATCTTCACAACCGTCGCGGGCAACAGCAACTCCAAGCGAGGGAATTGCGCCGACAACTGCTCACGCTTGCTGAACAAGTCCAAGCCTGGACTCAGCGTGGAGAGAAAGCACGTAGGGCTGGCGCCCTTGAACTGGCGCAACGGGCGGATCAGCACGTGGTTGCCCTGATGCAGCAAGGTCGTGAACTCTGGGAAGAGTTCGAGGCGCTTGGCCTTCAGTTCGCCGAACTCGAAGAGCAGCTCAACAGCCTGAAAACTCAGGAAAAGCAGTCAACATCTCGGCGAAGCCTTGATGAGGACTGGGCCCTCTTCGAGGCACAGCAAGGGCTCGAAGAGCTGAGGCGCCGTAAAGGGCTCAGCTAAGAGGGCCTCAGCTGAAAGCGCCCTAGCTAAAAAGGCTTCAGCTCGTCACATGTTTGATCGCTTTCGATCAAGCCTTCGGCGCGGGTGGCTCGAGGCTCACATTTTCAGGCGGAGGAGTGGGGTCTGGATCAGCAATCAGCATGTGCTGAAGCACGATCTCAGGACGCTCACTGTCACGCCAGCGGATGCGATAAGCGGGCATCTTGGTGCCTCGGCTCGTGGTCTGCTCCACGGGCTCCATCACCCATCCGCGACGGGACCGCCCCTGCGGATTGCGCTTGACCACCGCATCGGCGTGTTTGAAGCGGAAACCTACGCGCTCACCACTCATGGGAATTGGACCCTGCCACTGGGTTTAATTATCCATGCTGACAGGTCACCCCTCCGGTCGCATCAACGGAAAGGCAATCACATCCCGAATGGAGGGGCTATCCGTGAGCAGCATCACCAAGCGATCAATCCCGATTCCAAGTCCACCCGTGGGGGGCATCCCCACTTCCAGGGCCTGAATGAAATCCTCATCCACGCCGCTGGCTTCCACATCTCCTGCCGCACGGCGTTCCTGCTGGAGCTCCATGCGGCCTCTTTGATCCAAAGGATCCGTGAGCTCACTGAAGGCATTGGCCGTTTCACGGCCCACGATGAACAACTCAAACCGCTCCACCAGACCTGGCTTGCTGCGATGTTTACGCGCCAGGGGGGAAATTTCCTGCGGGTAATCGAGCACAAAGGTTGGCTGGATCAAATTGGGTTCCACCGCATGCTCAAACGCTTCGTTCAAGAGCCGTCCGACCGTGTCGGCCTTATCCGGTGCAGGGAGATTCGCGGCTCGCATCGCCTCCACAGCCGCCTCACGGGTCTGGAAAGAGGCGAAATCCAGGCCGGTGGCCTCCTGCACAAGTTCATGCATCGTGGCGCGCCTCCAGGAAGGCGTCAGGTCCACCTCCACGCCCTGGTAGGTGATGCGGGTCGTCCCACAAACCTGCTCACAAACCGAGGCGATCAGCTCTTCGGTGAGCGTCATCATGTCGTTGTAATCGGCATAGGCCTGATACACCTCCACCGAGGTGAATTCAGGGTTATGGCGCGTGCTCACCCCTTCGTTGCGAAAGATCCGCCCGAGCTCATACACCCGTTCAAATCCACCCACCACAAGCCTTTTGAGGTGGAGCTCCGTGGCAATCCGCAGGTAGAGAGGCAGATCAAGGGTGTTGTGATGCGTGATGAACGGTCGCGCTTCAGCTCCACCGGCTTCGGATTGCAAGACCGGTGTTTCGATCTCTAGGAAGTCGCGTTCATCCAACCAACGGCGGATCGCACTAACGGCCATCGCTCGACGCCGGAAGGTCTCACGAGACTGCGGCGTGACGATCAAATCCAAATAACGCTGGCGATAGCGCTTCTCCACATCGGCGAGGCCATGCCATTTATCTGGCAGGGGCTGCAGCGACTTGGTGAGCATCTGCCATTCGCTCACCTTGACGGACAATTCACCGCGATCGGTGCGGCGCAAGATGCCGTGTACCCCGATCAGGTCGCCTGCGTCCACCAAGGAACTGAGCTGAGCAAAGCTGTCTCCCAGCGTTGCTTTTTCGAGAAACAACTGGATCGTTCCCGTTTCATCCGCCAGCGTGAAGAAGGCAAGCTTGCCCATCACCCGGCGCGTCATCACCCGACCAGCCACAGAGACCTTCAGGTCGCGCTCGGTGCCGTTCGGGAGATCTGCATGATCGGCTTGCAAGCGAGCCATGCGATCGGTGAGATCAAAACGCAACGCATACGGCTCTTGCCCCTGTTCTTTGAGAGCATTCGCCTTCTCCAAGCGGGTCTCACGAAGTTCAGACAAGAGAGAAGAAGCAGTCGGGCGCCATCCTGCCCCGCGACGGGGACGAGAGCGAGCGGATTACGCCAAATTCATCAAACTGCTGCCGGTGCTCCCGCGGGCTCACCCATGCGTTGAGACGCGTAGCCAATCCCTCTCACCGTGAGAATCAATTCAGGATTGCGAGGGTCGGGCTCAAGCTTGCCGCGCAGGCGTGCGACATAAACATCAACGACCCGGAGATCGGCCGCACGTCTGGGCGGGTATCCCCAGAGCTGCTCCAGGATTTCAGCCCTAGGCACCACGTGACCTGGCTCCCGAAACAGCAACTCAAGAAGGCTGAATTCTGTGTAGGTAAGAGCGATCCGCTCGGTTCCACGATTCACCTGACGGCGATTGGTATCAACCACGAGGTCGCCAACCCGCATCACCCCTTGGCCACTGGGAATTTCCCGTGGCTCAACGGTGGCGGAGCCAGAGCCAACCCGTCTCAAAATCGTGGAAATACGGGCTTCCAGCTCTTTTGGACTGAAAGGTTTTGGCAGATAGTCATCGGCTCCGAGGTCGAGGCCAGCGACGCGTTCAGAAATCGATTCCAGCGCCGAGAGAAAAATGATGGGCACGCAGGATTCCGCTCTCAGACGCCTGCACACGGCAAAGCCGTCCATTTTGGGAAGCATGACGTCGAGCACAACGAGATCTGGAGCTTCGTTATGGAACATCTCCAACGCTTCTTCCCCGTCCTCAGCGGAAATGACGTTGTAACCAGCTAATTGCAGACGCATCAACAAAACCCGCCTGACTGCGGGCTCGTCGTCAACCACAAGAATGGTTCCTTTTACAGAAGGCCCATCTGTGGGCATCGCAACACAATGTGAAGAGAAGCGACTCTACCGGTCAGCGCAAACGGTTCGTGAGTGACAAAAAGCTATCGACTCAGGCTTTCGATTGTCTTTATGTTTTCAATTCAAGGCAGTGAATGGCTCCCTTAGGGCCAGCGCGCCTCTGAATAACGGTTCCACTGTTCAGCAGCGGTACGCACCGCCTCCTCACTACTGATCTGACCCAACATCGCCCTCTGAAGCTGGGTGTAAACGATGCTTTGCAGTCGCTTCACCCCTGGCGTCGCAGGCACCAGGACCCTCGCTCCCTCCAGCGTCTTGGCCGACAGCAACCTCGCCTCTCGAATTTGAGCCTGCTCGGGAGTGGCAGGTCGCTCAGCCTCAAGCTCAGCACGCACCTGCCTGAGAGCCGCCAGGGAGGAGGGCAACACTCTGGCCTCGCGCGCAAAGCGCGCTTGGTTCGGTCCGTTGGTGAGATCCAGGGCGAACGACAACGCCTCTTGCGGTCGCTGACTCTGGCGAGGAACAGCGAGCGTCATCAAAGCCACGTTGGCAGTGCCGTCGTCTCCTGTGAGAGGCGGTTGAGGGATGGTCACCGCCGCCACTCCAGGGGCATTGGTCTGAATGCTGCGTAAAAATTCAGCCCCACTGGCCAGCAAGGCAAGCTCACCACTTTGGTAAAGCTCAATCGCGCGGCGCTGCCCCTGACTGACCACTTCCCGAGGAAGAAGCCCCTCTCGATACAAATCGGTCCAAAACGCAAACGCCTTGCGCCCTTCTGGCGAATCGAATCCAGCGCGCTGTTGCTCATCGAGCAACACGACACCCATCTGCACCATCGACTCCAGCAATTCAGCGGAATCGTCGGGCACGGCCGTGACAAACAGCCCGTAGCGTCCCGTTCGCTCTCGAATGCGGCGGGCGAAGGCCGGGACATCCTCCCAACGACGGGGTGGCTCTTTCACGCCAGCTTGTTGAAGCAGCTGCTGGTTGACCAAGCTGAGGCGGACCGTGAGATACCAGGGCACGGCAATCTGACCCGCCTTTGGATCGCGCGCGGCACGCCACACCGAAGGCAAATAGCGCTGAGCGGCATCGGGCGGCAACAGCGGCGTGAGATCGGTCAACCCACCCTTGCTTGCCAAATTGGCCGCGAAGGGGGGATTGAGATTCACCACATCCGGAGCGGTGCGCGCAAACACGGCTGCCAGGAGCTTCCGTTCCACCGAACCCCAGGGCAGGTCGGTCCAACGCACCGGCGCATCGGGATGCTCATCATCCCAGCGATCAATCACCTGTTCCATGTAGGTGTTGAATTTGGGCGCTAGTTGCAGCGTCCAAAGCTGGAGAGCTCCTTCTGGAGCGGCGGCACGCCGGCATCCCCCCATCAGCAACGACGTGCTGACAACGGCCAAGGCGAGCCACCTAAAGCGATGGGACCTATGGCGATGAGAAGTGTGCTGAATCATGCGGGAGTGCGCCGTCGCCAGATCAGAAGTTGCCAAGACCCAATCATCGGGGCCATCAGGCCCGTCATCAGGCCTTGGGCCAAACAGGTGTGCAATGCAAAGGCTTGGGCCAAAGGAGCATCCACACCCTGAACCAACAGCTGCGCCCAAAGGCTCAACCCAAGCAACATCGTGCCGATCCAAGCCAGCAACCCCAGATTGAGACTGCGTTGAATCGGTCGGCCCCGCCGCCCGAGCCGTCCCCACCACCAGCCCAACAGCATCAAAGCAGGCACCTGACTGACATCTCCCACACTGAGGCCATCCAGGACCAATCCCATCGCCGCGCCCGCGATCACTCCCGATACCGGTCCATCCACCAGAGCCCAGGGCAACAGCCACAGCACCGCCCAGCTCGGCAAGACACCTCCCAAGCTCAGCCATGACGGTGCCGCCAAGCTGATCAACGGCACCAACAATCCGGAGGCAACACAGATCGGTTGGCTGTGAAGACGAGCCATCGATCAGCGCCGACTCACCTGCACCCAGTCGATCGCATCCGGAGGCGCAATCAACTGAACCAGGGCCGTGGGAGCTGGAACCGCTCTGGAGTTCAAGGACTGCACAACGGCCACAGGAAGGTTTGCAGGCAACAGGGTGCTGGCCGGGGAGGTGCTCACCAAATCACCAGGACGAACCTTTACGTCTTTATCGATGAATTTCAGTTCAGGACGGGCCGTGCCCATTCCCACCAGGAGGGCATGTTGACGGGTCCGAGGCACCCAAACGCCGACACGACTTCCCGGGGCGGTGAGCAAACGCACGAGGCTTGTCGCTGGCGTGGCACTTTGCACGCGACCAATCAATCCACCCGGACCGCTCACCGCATCCCCTTGTTTGATGCCATCCAGCCCCCCCTTCCCCAGCACGATTTGCTGCCACCAGCCCTCAGGCGTTCGGGAGATCACAGCAGCAGAAATCGCCCCTTGGGCACCTTGACGATCCAACGAAAGCAACCCCCTCAAACGGGCGTTATCCACCTCGAGCAACTGCAAACGCGTGGCATCGTCCTGCTGCTGCGCTGACTGAACCCACTCTTTCTGAGCTGAACCTGGCCAAAACGGACGCGTGAGCAAGGCATAGGCGTCGACAAAACCGGCGCCCTTGCTCCAACGCACCATCCCCAGCACGCCAAGCAGAGCCAGCCAAGGCCAAATTCGTTTCAGGCTCCGGGAACGTGTTCCCTGCGGCCACGGCGAGGAGCCCATCGGAATTAGAGGCTCGAGGCAGAGCGAACGAATTCAGGGGTATCCAACACACGCTGCAGGCGCTTGTAATCCTCCAGCACCTGTCCGCAGCCATTCACCACACACAGCAGCGGATCTTCCGCCACGTGGGTGAAGATCCCGGTTTCATGGCTGATCAGATCACTAATCCCCCTCACCAGAGCCCCACCGCCCGCGAGCATGATTCCGCGATCGACGATGTCCGCGGCCAGCTCAGGGGGAGTGCGTTCAAGCGTGCGCTTCACCGCCTCAACAATCACGTTGAGGGGCTCAGCAATCGCCTCACGAAGATCACCTGCTTGGAGCTGAATCGTGCGC
This Synechococcus sp. WH 8016 DNA region includes the following protein-coding sequences:
- the rpaB gene encoding response regulator transcription factor RpaB, whose translation is MPTDGPSVKGTILVVDDEPAVRRVLLMRLQLAGYNVISAEDGEEALEMFHNEAPDLVVLDVMLPKMDGFAVCRRLRAESCVPIIFLSALESISERVAGLDLGADDYLPKPFSPKELEARISTILRRVGSGSATVEPREIPSGQGVMRVGDLVVDTNRRQVNRGTERIALTYTEFSLLELLFREPGHVVPRAEILEQLWGYPPRRAADLRVVDVYVARLRGKLEPDPRNPELILTVRGIGYASQRMGEPAGAPAAV
- the egtD gene encoding L-histidine N(alpha)-methyltransferase; protein product: MTTTSQQPHYTTDQKTELIDLHPPAADMEQLVRVGLNRCPRQLPAWFLYDEEGSRLFDRICEQPEYSLTRTEIALLKSSAPEIAAAIGEGVIVEFGAGSAQKVGPLLEAAHPAAYVALDISAEHLGKATTALQQRHPRVPMLGICCDHSTLSSLPEHPLLRQQRRIGFFPGSSLGNFEQDDAIRVLRQFKQLLNGGPLLLGLDQPKSKVRLEAAYNDAAGISAAFARNLLHRLNADLGANFDPQAFSYQADWQAEQHRVQMALISRCDQVVRIAGERWSFQCNEPLITEYSLKYSPKRAVALAQRAGWRWLRRWHDPEDDLSLHLLEPTD
- the lysS gene encoding lysine--tRNA ligase, translating into MSELRETRLEKANALKEQGQEPYALRFDLTDRMARLQADHADLPNGTERDLKVSVAGRVMTRRVMGKLAFFTLADETGTIQLFLEKATLGDSFAQLSSLVDAGDLIGVHGILRRTDRGELSVKVSEWQMLTKSLQPLPDKWHGLADVEKRYRQRYLDLIVTPQSRETFRRRAMAVSAIRRWLDERDFLEIETPVLQSEAGGAEARPFITHHNTLDLPLYLRIATELHLKRLVVGGFERVYELGRIFRNEGVSTRHNPEFTSVEVYQAYADYNDMMTLTEELIASVCEQVCGTTRITYQGVEVDLTPSWRRATMHELVQEATGLDFASFQTREAAVEAMRAANLPAPDKADTVGRLLNEAFEHAVEPNLIQPTFVLDYPQEISPLARKHRSKPGLVERFELFIVGRETANAFSELTDPLDQRGRMELQQERRAAGDVEASGVDEDFIQALEVGMPPTGGLGIGIDRLVMLLTDSPSIRDVIAFPLMRPEG
- a CDS encoding hercynine metabolism small protein, coding for MSRDEQRATVRLQRETLIEELETVYRNAFDRLGALELGEGSVARLTQLLLRSREGAINPLEQEIEAPLITRAPDQIP
- a CDS encoding sugar ABC transporter substrate-binding protein: MIQHTSHRHRSHRFRWLALAVVSTSLLMGGCRRAAAPEGALQLWTLQLAPKFNTYMEQVIDRWDDEHPDAPVRWTDLPWGSVERKLLAAVFARTAPDVVNLNPPFAANLASKGGLTDLTPLLPPDAAQRYLPSVWRAARDPKAGQIAVPWYLTVRLSLVNQQLLQQAGVKEPPRRWEDVPAFARRIRERTGRYGLFVTAVPDDSAELLESMVQMGVVLLDEQQRAGFDSPEGRKAFAFWTDLYREGLLPREVVSQGQRRAIELYQSGELALLASGAEFLRSIQTNAPGVAAVTIPQPPLTGDDGTANVALMTLAVPRQSQRPQEALSFALDLTNGPNQARFAREARVLPSSLAALRQVRAELEAERPATPEQAQIREARLLSAKTLEGARVLVPATPGVKRLQSIVYTQLQRAMLGQISSEEAVRTAAEQWNRYSEARWP
- a CDS encoding hercynine metabolism protein, translating into MSPSWIDNLERSLEERLEQFLRSNPSQDQLLREQHLQDRQRDLHNRRGQQQLQARELRRQLLTLAEQVQAWTQRGEKARRAGALELAQRADQHVVALMQQGRELWEEFEALGLQFAELEEQLNSLKTQEKQSTSRRSLDEDWALFEAQQGLEELRRRKGLS
- the mreC gene encoding rod shape-determining protein MreC, with the translated sequence MGSSPWPQGTRSRSLKRIWPWLALLGVLGMVRWSKGAGFVDAYALLTRPFWPGSAQKEWVQSAQQQDDATRLQLLEVDNARLRGLLSLDRQGAQGAISAAVISRTPEGWWQQIVLGKGGLDGIKQGDAVSGPGGLIGRVQSATPATSLVRLLTAPGSRVGVWVPRTRQHALLVGMGTARPELKFIDKDVKVRPGDLVSTSPASTLLPANLPVAVVQSLNSRAVPAPTALVQLIAPPDAIDWVQVSRR